From one Melospiza melodia melodia isolate bMelMel2 chromosome 4, bMelMel2.pri, whole genome shotgun sequence genomic stretch:
- the NCF4 gene encoding neutrophil cytosol factor 4 isoform X2: MSLPRQLREKSDFDQLPDDVPVSANIADIEEKKGFTNYYMFVIEVKLKGGGRYLIFRRYREFYALHTKLEERYGPESSNSPFTCTLPVLPGKVFVGAKKEIAENRIPILNVYMKNLLCLPAWVLMDEDVRLFFYHSTFDGEQVPHRLRRLRPRTRRVKSVSDQVPVFDRTAAPRAEALFDFPGTNKLELSFKKGDLIYLLSKVNKDWLEGTADGATGIFPCAFVKIIKDLPQQEDTVNKVRCYYYDETVSTIRDISVEEDLSSIPSFKDLMELMRQEFNQEDIVLNYRDPEGDLIRLLSDQDVELMVSQSRRSPSEKHFFPWKLHITHKDDLGVYNTSPGGGATQTVGAISRQVWIC, from the exons ATGTCTCTTCCCCGACAGCTGCGAGAAAAGAG TGATTTTGACCAGCTTCCAGATGATGTACCTGTTTCAGCTAATATCGCAGATATTGAAGAGAAGAAAGGCTTTACTAATTACTAT ATGTTTGTCATTGAAGTAAAGCTTAAAGGTGGTGGTAGATACCTGATTTTCCGGCGCTATCGTGAGTTCTATGCCCTGCACACCAAACTAGAGGAGAGATATGGGCCAGAGAGCAGTAACAGCCCATTTACCTGCACACTCCCTGTACTGCCAG GAAAAGTTTTTGTTGGTGCCAAAAAGGAAATTGCTGAGAACAGGATTCCTATCCTAAATGTCTACATGAAG AacctgctctgcctccctgctTGGGTGTTGATGGATGAGGACGTTCGGCTGTTCTTCTACCACTCAACCTTTGATGGCGAGCAGGTGCCTCACAGACTGAGACGGCTTCGCCCACGGACACGCCGAGT TAAGAGTGTTTCAGATCAAGTGCCTGTTTTTGACCGCACTGCAGCTCCGCGGGCTGAG GCACTATTTGATTTTCCTGGAACCAATAAACTGGAACTCAGCTTCAAGAAAGGAGATTTGATCTACCTACTCAGCAAAGTAAACAAAGACTGGTTGGAG GGAACTGCTGATGGTGCCACTGGGATTTTCCCATGTGCTTTTGTGAAGATCATAAAAGATTTACCACAGCAAGAAGACACAGTTAATAAAGTTCGCTGTTATTACTATGATGAGACTGTGAGCACCATCAG GGATATCTCAGTGGAAGAGGATCTGAGCAGCATTCCATCATTCAAAGATCTAATGGAATTGATGAG GCAGGAGTTTAACCAAGAAGACATTGTTTTGAATTACCGGGACCCTGAAGGTGACCTGATCCGCTTGCTCTCCGATCAGGATGTTGAACTCATGGTGTCTCAGAGCAGAAGAAGTCCCTCTGAGAAGCACTTCTTCCCTTGGAAGTTGCACATCACTCACAAAGATGACTTGGGTGTCTACAACACTAGTCCAGGAGGAGGTGCTACTCAAACAGTAGGGGCTAT TTCTAGGCAAGTGTGGATTTGCTGA
- the NCF4 gene encoding neutrophil cytosol factor 4 isoform X3, with protein sequence MVRSASDFDQLPDDVPVSANIADIEEKKGFTNYYMFVIEVKLKGGGRYLIFRRYREFYALHTKLEERYGPESSNSPFTCTLPVLPGKVFVGAKKEIAENRIPILNVYMKNLLCLPAWVLMDEDVRLFFYHSTFDGEQVPHRLRRLRPRTRRVKSVSDQVPVFDRTAAPRAEALFDFPGTNKLELSFKKGDLIYLLSKVNKDWLEGTADGATGIFPCAFVKIIKDLPQQEDTVNKVRCYYYDETVSTIRDISVEEDLSSIPSFKDLMELMRQEFNQEDIVLNYRDPEGDLIRLLSDQDVELMVSQSRRSPSEKHFFPWKLHITHKDDLGVYNTSPGGGATQTVGAICTNKSPERSLP encoded by the exons TGATTTTGACCAGCTTCCAGATGATGTACCTGTTTCAGCTAATATCGCAGATATTGAAGAGAAGAAAGGCTTTACTAATTACTAT ATGTTTGTCATTGAAGTAAAGCTTAAAGGTGGTGGTAGATACCTGATTTTCCGGCGCTATCGTGAGTTCTATGCCCTGCACACCAAACTAGAGGAGAGATATGGGCCAGAGAGCAGTAACAGCCCATTTACCTGCACACTCCCTGTACTGCCAG GAAAAGTTTTTGTTGGTGCCAAAAAGGAAATTGCTGAGAACAGGATTCCTATCCTAAATGTCTACATGAAG AacctgctctgcctccctgctTGGGTGTTGATGGATGAGGACGTTCGGCTGTTCTTCTACCACTCAACCTTTGATGGCGAGCAGGTGCCTCACAGACTGAGACGGCTTCGCCCACGGACACGCCGAGT TAAGAGTGTTTCAGATCAAGTGCCTGTTTTTGACCGCACTGCAGCTCCGCGGGCTGAG GCACTATTTGATTTTCCTGGAACCAATAAACTGGAACTCAGCTTCAAGAAAGGAGATTTGATCTACCTACTCAGCAAAGTAAACAAAGACTGGTTGGAG GGAACTGCTGATGGTGCCACTGGGATTTTCCCATGTGCTTTTGTGAAGATCATAAAAGATTTACCACAGCAAGAAGACACAGTTAATAAAGTTCGCTGTTATTACTATGATGAGACTGTGAGCACCATCAG GGATATCTCAGTGGAAGAGGATCTGAGCAGCATTCCATCATTCAAAGATCTAATGGAATTGATGAG GCAGGAGTTTAACCAAGAAGACATTGTTTTGAATTACCGGGACCCTGAAGGTGACCTGATCCGCTTGCTCTCCGATCAGGATGTTGAACTCATGGTGTCTCAGAGCAGAAGAAGTCCCTCTGAGAAGCACTTCTTCCCTTGGAAGTTGCACATCACTCACAAAGATGACTTGGGTGTCTACAACACTAGTCCAGGAGGAGGTGCTACTCAAACAGTAGGGGCTAT ATGTACAAACAAGAGTCCAGAGAGATCCCTGCCATGA
- the NCF4 gene encoding neutrophil cytosol factor 4 isoform X5, producing the protein MGQRAVTAHLPAHSLYCQVLYFPGKVFVGAKKEIAENRIPILNVYMKNLLCLPAWVLMDEDVRLFFYHSTFDGEQVPHRLRRLRPRTRRVKSVSDQVPVFDRTAAPRAEALFDFPGTNKLELSFKKGDLIYLLSKVNKDWLEGTADGATGIFPCAFVKIIKDLPQQEDTVNKVRCYYYDETVSTIRDISVEEDLSSIPSFKDLMELMRQEFNQEDIVLNYRDPEGDLIRLLSDQDVELMVSQSRRSPSEKHFFPWKLHITHKDDLGVYNTSPGGGATQTVGAICTNKSPERSLP; encoded by the exons ATGGGCCAGAGAGCAGTAACAGCCCATTTACCTGCACACTCCCTGTACTGCCAG GTTTTATATTTTCCAGGAAAAGTTTTTGTTGGTGCCAAAAAGGAAATTGCTGAGAACAGGATTCCTATCCTAAATGTCTACATGAAG AacctgctctgcctccctgctTGGGTGTTGATGGATGAGGACGTTCGGCTGTTCTTCTACCACTCAACCTTTGATGGCGAGCAGGTGCCTCACAGACTGAGACGGCTTCGCCCACGGACACGCCGAGT TAAGAGTGTTTCAGATCAAGTGCCTGTTTTTGACCGCACTGCAGCTCCGCGGGCTGAG GCACTATTTGATTTTCCTGGAACCAATAAACTGGAACTCAGCTTCAAGAAAGGAGATTTGATCTACCTACTCAGCAAAGTAAACAAAGACTGGTTGGAG GGAACTGCTGATGGTGCCACTGGGATTTTCCCATGTGCTTTTGTGAAGATCATAAAAGATTTACCACAGCAAGAAGACACAGTTAATAAAGTTCGCTGTTATTACTATGATGAGACTGTGAGCACCATCAG GGATATCTCAGTGGAAGAGGATCTGAGCAGCATTCCATCATTCAAAGATCTAATGGAATTGATGAG GCAGGAGTTTAACCAAGAAGACATTGTTTTGAATTACCGGGACCCTGAAGGTGACCTGATCCGCTTGCTCTCCGATCAGGATGTTGAACTCATGGTGTCTCAGAGCAGAAGAAGTCCCTCTGAGAAGCACTTCTTCCCTTGGAAGTTGCACATCACTCACAAAGATGACTTGGGTGTCTACAACACTAGTCCAGGAGGAGGTGCTACTCAAACAGTAGGGGCTAT ATGTACAAACAAGAGTCCAGAGAGATCCCTGCCATGA
- the NCF4 gene encoding neutrophil cytosol factor 4 isoform X4 produces the protein MFVIEVKLKGGGRYLIFRRYREFYALHTKLEERYGPESSNSPFTCTLPVLPGKVFVGAKKEIAENRIPILNVYMKNLLCLPAWVLMDEDVRLFFYHSTFDGEQVPHRLRRLRPRTRRVKSVSDQVPVFDRTAAPRAEALFDFPGTNKLELSFKKGDLIYLLSKVNKDWLEGTADGATGIFPCAFVKIIKDLPQQEDTVNKVRCYYYDETVSTIRDISVEEDLSSIPSFKDLMELMRQEFNQEDIVLNYRDPEGDLIRLLSDQDVELMVSQSRRSPSEKHFFPWKLHITHKDDLGVYNTSPGGGATQTVGAICTNKSPERSLP, from the exons ATGTTTGTCATTGAAGTAAAGCTTAAAGGTGGTGGTAGATACCTGATTTTCCGGCGCTATCGTGAGTTCTATGCCCTGCACACCAAACTAGAGGAGAGATATGGGCCAGAGAGCAGTAACAGCCCATTTACCTGCACACTCCCTGTACTGCCAG GAAAAGTTTTTGTTGGTGCCAAAAAGGAAATTGCTGAGAACAGGATTCCTATCCTAAATGTCTACATGAAG AacctgctctgcctccctgctTGGGTGTTGATGGATGAGGACGTTCGGCTGTTCTTCTACCACTCAACCTTTGATGGCGAGCAGGTGCCTCACAGACTGAGACGGCTTCGCCCACGGACACGCCGAGT TAAGAGTGTTTCAGATCAAGTGCCTGTTTTTGACCGCACTGCAGCTCCGCGGGCTGAG GCACTATTTGATTTTCCTGGAACCAATAAACTGGAACTCAGCTTCAAGAAAGGAGATTTGATCTACCTACTCAGCAAAGTAAACAAAGACTGGTTGGAG GGAACTGCTGATGGTGCCACTGGGATTTTCCCATGTGCTTTTGTGAAGATCATAAAAGATTTACCACAGCAAGAAGACACAGTTAATAAAGTTCGCTGTTATTACTATGATGAGACTGTGAGCACCATCAG GGATATCTCAGTGGAAGAGGATCTGAGCAGCATTCCATCATTCAAAGATCTAATGGAATTGATGAG GCAGGAGTTTAACCAAGAAGACATTGTTTTGAATTACCGGGACCCTGAAGGTGACCTGATCCGCTTGCTCTCCGATCAGGATGTTGAACTCATGGTGTCTCAGAGCAGAAGAAGTCCCTCTGAGAAGCACTTCTTCCCTTGGAAGTTGCACATCACTCACAAAGATGACTTGGGTGTCTACAACACTAGTCCAGGAGGAGGTGCTACTCAAACAGTAGGGGCTAT ATGTACAAACAAGAGTCCAGAGAGATCCCTGCCATGA
- the NCF4 gene encoding neutrophil cytosol factor 4 isoform X1: MSLPRQLREKSDFDQLPDDVPVSANIADIEEKKGFTNYYMFVIEVKLKGGGRYLIFRRYREFYALHTKLEERYGPESSNSPFTCTLPVLPGKVFVGAKKEIAENRIPILNVYMKNLLCLPAWVLMDEDVRLFFYHSTFDGEQVPHRLRRLRPRTRRVKSVSDQVPVFDRTAAPRAEALFDFPGTNKLELSFKKGDLIYLLSKVNKDWLEGTADGATGIFPCAFVKIIKDLPQQEDTVNKVRCYYYDETVSTIRDISVEEDLSSIPSFKDLMELMRQEFNQEDIVLNYRDPEGDLIRLLSDQDVELMVSQSRRSPSEKHFFPWKLHITHKDDLGVYNTSPGGGATQTVGAICTNKSPERSLP; encoded by the exons ATGTCTCTTCCCCGACAGCTGCGAGAAAAGAG TGATTTTGACCAGCTTCCAGATGATGTACCTGTTTCAGCTAATATCGCAGATATTGAAGAGAAGAAAGGCTTTACTAATTACTAT ATGTTTGTCATTGAAGTAAAGCTTAAAGGTGGTGGTAGATACCTGATTTTCCGGCGCTATCGTGAGTTCTATGCCCTGCACACCAAACTAGAGGAGAGATATGGGCCAGAGAGCAGTAACAGCCCATTTACCTGCACACTCCCTGTACTGCCAG GAAAAGTTTTTGTTGGTGCCAAAAAGGAAATTGCTGAGAACAGGATTCCTATCCTAAATGTCTACATGAAG AacctgctctgcctccctgctTGGGTGTTGATGGATGAGGACGTTCGGCTGTTCTTCTACCACTCAACCTTTGATGGCGAGCAGGTGCCTCACAGACTGAGACGGCTTCGCCCACGGACACGCCGAGT TAAGAGTGTTTCAGATCAAGTGCCTGTTTTTGACCGCACTGCAGCTCCGCGGGCTGAG GCACTATTTGATTTTCCTGGAACCAATAAACTGGAACTCAGCTTCAAGAAAGGAGATTTGATCTACCTACTCAGCAAAGTAAACAAAGACTGGTTGGAG GGAACTGCTGATGGTGCCACTGGGATTTTCCCATGTGCTTTTGTGAAGATCATAAAAGATTTACCACAGCAAGAAGACACAGTTAATAAAGTTCGCTGTTATTACTATGATGAGACTGTGAGCACCATCAG GGATATCTCAGTGGAAGAGGATCTGAGCAGCATTCCATCATTCAAAGATCTAATGGAATTGATGAG GCAGGAGTTTAACCAAGAAGACATTGTTTTGAATTACCGGGACCCTGAAGGTGACCTGATCCGCTTGCTCTCCGATCAGGATGTTGAACTCATGGTGTCTCAGAGCAGAAGAAGTCCCTCTGAGAAGCACTTCTTCCCTTGGAAGTTGCACATCACTCACAAAGATGACTTGGGTGTCTACAACACTAGTCCAGGAGGAGGTGCTACTCAAACAGTAGGGGCTAT ATGTACAAACAAGAGTCCAGAGAGATCCCTGCCATGA